In one Cystobacter fuscus DSM 2262 genomic region, the following are encoded:
- the prfB gene encoding peptide chain release factor 2 (programmed frameshift), whose translation MANDSMEKIGGLRERLMALRGHLDLDRKRSRIALIERESTLPTFWDDNTKAQAMLKEKATLESSVGAFEKALRGLDDAQTLLELSAEMNDPASAKEAEDSLGSVEADIAKLELARMLSGEQDRSYCFMDINAGAGGTDSMDWAAMLMRMYTRYCEQRGWKVEINDSQEGEEAGFKNVSLRIEGEYAYGYLKAEVGVHRLVRISPFDANARRQTAFASVDVYPEVDDSIQIDIPEKDIELKFIRGGGAGGQKVNKTSSTAQLRHLPTGIIITCQTERSQSANKDMAFKILRGRLYELEMKRREAERDAAEAQKKDISFGSQIRSYVLAPYRMVKDLRTGVETGNVDAVLDGELEQFVTAQLMGVKNPNRAAPE comes from the exons ATGGCGAACGACTCGATGGAGAAAATCGGCGGGCTTCGCGAGCGTCTGATGGCGCTCAGGGGGCATCTT GACCTCGATCGCAAGAGGTCTCGCATCGCGCTGATCGAGCGCGAATCCACGCTGCCCACGTTCTGGGACGACAACACCAAGGCCCAGGCGATGCTCAAGGAGAAGGCCACGCTGGAGTCGAGCGTGGGGGCCTTCGAGAAGGCGCTCCGGGGCCTGGACGACGCGCAGACGCTGCTGGAGCTGTCGGCGGAGATGAACGACCCGGCCAGCGCGAAGGAGGCCGAGGACTCGCTCGGCTCCGTCGAGGCGGACATCGCCAAGCTGGAGCTGGCGCGGATGCTCTCCGGCGAGCAGGATCGCTCCTACTGCTTCATGGACATCAACGCGGGCGCGGGCGGCACGGACTCCATGGACTGGGCCGCCATGCTCATGCGCATGTACACGCGCTACTGCGAACAGCGCGGCTGGAAGGTGGAGATCAACGACTCGCAGGAGGGCGAGGAGGCGGGCTTCAAGAACGTCTCGCTGCGCATCGAGGGCGAGTACGCCTACGGCTACCTCAAGGCGGAGGTGGGGGTGCACCGGCTGGTGCGCATCAGCCCCTTCGACGCCAACGCGCGCCGGCAGACGGCGTTCGCCTCGGTGGACGTGTACCCGGAGGTGGATGACTCCATCCAGATCGACATCCCGGAGAAGGACATCGAGCTGAAGTTCATCCGGGGTGGCGGCGCGGGCGGTCAGAAGGTCAACAAGACCTCGTCCACGGCGCAGCTGCGCCACCTGCCCACCGGCATCATCATCACCTGCCAGACGGAGCGCTCGCAGTCGGCCAACAAGGACATGGCGTTCAAGATCCTCCGCGGCCGCCTCTATGAGCTGGAGATGAAGCGGCGCGAGGCGGAGCGGGACGCCGCCGAGGCGCAGAAGAAGGACATCTCCTTCGGCTCGCAGATCCGCTCGTACGTGCTGGCGCCCTACCGCATGGTGAAGGATCTGCGCACGGGCGTGGAAACGGGCAACGTGGACGCGGTGTTGGATGGAGAGCTGGAGCAGTTCGTCACCGCCCAGTTGATGGGGGTGAAGAACCCCAACCGCGCGGCCCCCGAGTAG
- a CDS encoding sigma-70 family RNA polymerase sigma factor yields MSASEVLGSQDVETPERLLLARLRRGEPEAFEALVREHQDRLYDFCVRMLADPEEAYDVVQEVFVSAHQHLARFREDSKLSTWLFRIGKNHCLNRLKYLKRRGRGRSDEYGEQSEGALARALGSPPGPDEALESAREQARVQWAISQLEPDARMLVALRDIEGLSYEEIVDITELALGTVKSRLHRAREKLADVLGRLEE; encoded by the coding sequence GTGTCTGCGAGCGAAGTGCTCGGGAGTCAGGACGTGGAGACGCCGGAGCGCCTGTTGCTGGCGCGGCTGCGGCGTGGCGAGCCGGAGGCCTTCGAGGCGCTGGTGCGTGAGCACCAGGATCGGCTCTACGACTTCTGCGTGCGGATGCTCGCGGATCCGGAAGAGGCGTATGACGTGGTGCAGGAGGTGTTCGTGAGCGCCCACCAGCACCTGGCGCGCTTCCGGGAGGACTCCAAGCTGTCCACGTGGTTGTTCCGCATCGGAAAGAACCACTGCCTCAACCGGCTGAAGTACCTCAAGCGCCGGGGCCGGGGCCGCTCGGACGAGTACGGCGAGCAGAGCGAGGGCGCGCTGGCGCGGGCACTGGGCTCGCCCCCGGGGCCCGACGAGGCCCTGGAGTCCGCGCGCGAGCAGGCGCGGGTGCAGTGGGCCATCTCCCAGCTGGAGCCGGACGCGCGCATGTTGGTGGCGCTCCGGGACATCGAGGGCCTGTCATACGAGGAAATCGTCGACATCACCGAGCTAGCGTTGGGAACCGTGAAAAGCCGGCTCCACCGGGCCCGGGAGAAGTTGGCGGATGTGTTGGGGCGGCTTGAGGAATGA
- a CDS encoding anti-sigma factor family protein yields MPAQLSHRETRALFIAFADEELPTDTAREVRSHLDTCGECQRGWQAYSSTVLRVRQAPRHKAPPALASQVLARVKRQRRSGLRGLNLMHAHYRLPVEILIPVLLAAAVAAYLLVSSP; encoded by the coding sequence ATGCCAGCGCAGCTCAGCCACCGGGAGACCCGGGCCCTGTTCATCGCCTTCGCGGATGAGGAGCTTCCCACCGACACGGCGCGTGAGGTGCGCTCTCACCTGGACACCTGTGGCGAGTGCCAGCGGGGGTGGCAGGCCTATTCGAGCACCGTGCTCCGGGTGCGCCAGGCACCGCGGCACAAGGCGCCACCGGCGCTGGCCTCGCAGGTGCTGGCACGGGTGAAGCGCCAGCGCCGCTCCGGCCTGCGCGGGTTGAACCTCATGCACGCGCACTACCGGCTGCCGGTGGAGATCCTCATTCCCGTGCTGCTCGCGGCCGCGGTGGCGGCCTACCTGCTCGTGTCTTCTCCCTGA
- the lysS gene encoding lysine--tRNA ligase translates to MSDTPENKTAEVDLGSKEQEIYAQRLDKARKWKDSGFNPYGNGYRPQHLAADILARHDKQSTEEIEQAGPVAYDVAGRIVAVRSFGKAAFVKLRDRSGEIQAHLKKDALGDAYELFKLCDLGDFVAVQGTLFRSKTGELTLSATKFLPLTKSLRPLPEKWHGLSDVETRYRQRYLDLVSNPEVKQTFLKRNKLIRHIREFLDGRDFIEVETPMMHSLVSGAAARPFTTHHNALDIDLYMRIAPELHLKRLVVGGIERVYEINRNFRNEGISTRHNPEFTMLEFYQAYATFEDLMDLTEEMLSGAAKAVTGDTKVTYQGHVLDFGKGWKRIPMTEAIREVVPSLSDKDMADPDRLRHELLSKAQGEADRRAIQAMHHGELVGALFEHHVETTLVHPTFITQYPTAVSPLARRNDQNPDFTDRFELFVAGREIGNAFSELNDPLDQKERFLSQLEAKQRGQQETMDYDEDYIRALEHGMPPTAGEGIGIDRVAMLFTDAPSIRDVILFPLLKPLAK, encoded by the coding sequence ATGTCCGACACGCCAGAGAACAAGACCGCCGAAGTAGACCTTGGGTCCAAGGAGCAGGAAATCTACGCGCAGCGCCTCGACAAGGCGCGCAAGTGGAAGGACTCCGGCTTCAACCCCTACGGCAATGGGTACCGGCCCCAGCACCTGGCCGCCGACATCCTCGCCCGTCACGACAAGCAGTCCACCGAGGAGATCGAGCAGGCCGGGCCCGTCGCCTACGACGTGGCGGGCCGCATCGTGGCCGTGCGCAGCTTCGGCAAGGCCGCCTTCGTGAAGCTGCGCGACCGCTCCGGGGAGATCCAGGCCCACCTGAAGAAGGACGCGCTCGGGGACGCCTACGAGCTCTTCAAGCTGTGCGACCTGGGCGACTTCGTGGCGGTGCAGGGTACGCTCTTCCGCTCGAAGACGGGCGAGCTCACCCTGTCGGCGACGAAGTTCCTGCCGCTCACCAAGTCCCTGCGCCCCCTGCCCGAGAAGTGGCATGGCCTGTCGGACGTGGAGACGCGCTACCGCCAGCGCTACCTGGACCTCGTGTCCAACCCCGAGGTCAAGCAGACCTTCCTCAAGCGCAACAAGCTCATCCGCCACATCCGCGAGTTCCTCGACGGGCGCGACTTCATCGAGGTGGAGACACCGATGATGCACTCGCTGGTGTCCGGCGCGGCGGCGCGTCCGTTCACCACGCACCACAACGCGCTCGACATCGACCTGTACATGCGCATCGCGCCGGAGCTCCACCTCAAGCGTCTGGTGGTGGGCGGCATCGAGCGCGTGTACGAAATCAACCGCAACTTCCGCAACGAGGGCATCAGCACCCGGCACAACCCCGAGTTCACGATGCTGGAGTTCTACCAGGCCTACGCCACGTTCGAGGACCTGATGGACCTCACCGAGGAGATGCTCTCGGGGGCGGCCAAGGCGGTGACGGGGGACACCAAGGTCACCTACCAGGGCCACGTGCTGGACTTCGGCAAGGGTTGGAAGCGCATCCCCATGACGGAGGCCATCCGCGAGGTGGTGCCCTCCTTGAGCGACAAGGACATGGCGGACCCGGATCGGCTACGGCACGAGCTGCTCTCCAAGGCCCAGGGCGAGGCGGATCGCCGCGCCATCCAGGCCATGCACCACGGGGAGTTGGTGGGCGCGCTCTTCGAGCACCACGTGGAGACCACCCTGGTGCACCCCACCTTCATCACCCAGTACCCCACGGCGGTCAGCCCCCTGGCGCGCCGCAATGATCAGAACCCGGACTTCACAGATCGCTTCGAGCTGTTCGTCGCGGGCCGGGAGATCGGCAACGCCTTCTCCGAGCTCAACGATCCCCTCGACCAGAAGGAACGCTTCCTCTCCCAGCTGGAGGCCAAGCAGCGCGGCCAGCAGGAGACGATGGACTACGACGAGGACTACATCCGCGCACTCGAGCACGGCATGCCGCCCACGGCGGGTGAGGGCATTGGGATTGATCGCGTCGCCATGTTGTTCACCGACGCGCCGTCGATCCGCGACGTCATTCTTTTCCCCCTCCTCAAGCCGCTTGCGAAGTAG
- a CDS encoding Lnb N-terminal periplasmic domain-containing protein, which translates to MSRLGSSMLCLLGLLLTALPASAQELPPWGTGESRGEDLSVYLVTFGPGDDVASWFGHGSLVVEDQKLRQSRLYNYGMFSFDERMLLRYAMGRLEFWVDDASPAATFRFYRSLNRDVRLQELNLTPAQKVELGRLLAENVLPQNRDYLYHHYNDNCVTRLRDVLDKVLGGQLHAAASGPGRMTLREHTRRYTDVGPPMSLLLDFLMNDEIDKPATRWQEAFLPDELERQVAEAQVTGADGKPHPLVARAFTVYAAQGRPATPARPPGYAAVLLLLGLVLGGIAVGLALWERRTGGRAPRVLLGLQNVLVGLVVGIPGLALFIMWLGTDHTVTYRNENLFLANPLTVLALPLGFALMRGSPRAREWMWRLWVVLAALGVLGLVLKALPLFDQDNWRLIALLLPVSVGMAGAMTLGRSAVAVGQESPPLAPTLKASGN; encoded by the coding sequence ATGTCCCGCCTCGGCTCATCGATGCTCTGCCTGCTCGGCCTGTTGCTGACCGCCCTTCCGGCGTCCGCTCAGGAGCTGCCTCCCTGGGGAACCGGGGAGAGCCGGGGCGAGGACTTGTCCGTCTACCTGGTCACCTTCGGGCCCGGCGACGACGTGGCGTCCTGGTTCGGTCACGGCTCGCTGGTGGTGGAGGACCAGAAGCTGCGCCAGTCGCGCCTCTACAACTACGGCATGTTCTCCTTCGACGAGCGCATGCTCCTGCGCTACGCGATGGGGCGGCTCGAGTTCTGGGTGGACGACGCGAGCCCCGCGGCCACGTTCCGCTTCTACCGCTCGCTCAACCGGGACGTGCGGCTGCAGGAGCTGAACCTGACGCCCGCGCAGAAGGTGGAGCTGGGACGGTTGCTGGCGGAGAACGTGCTGCCCCAGAACCGCGACTACCTCTACCACCACTACAACGACAACTGCGTGACGCGGCTGCGCGATGTGCTCGACAAGGTGCTGGGGGGTCAGCTGCACGCCGCGGCGAGCGGCCCCGGGCGGATGACGCTGCGCGAGCACACGCGCCGCTACACCGACGTGGGCCCGCCCATGAGCCTGCTGCTCGACTTCCTGATGAACGACGAGATCGACAAGCCCGCCACGCGCTGGCAGGAGGCGTTCCTGCCCGACGAGCTGGAGCGGCAGGTGGCGGAGGCCCAGGTGACGGGGGCGGACGGCAAGCCCCACCCGCTGGTGGCCCGGGCCTTCACCGTCTACGCGGCGCAGGGCCGTCCGGCCACTCCCGCGCGGCCGCCGGGCTACGCCGCGGTCCTGCTGCTGCTGGGGCTCGTACTGGGCGGCATCGCGGTGGGGCTGGCCCTGTGGGAACGGCGCACGGGTGGGCGGGCGCCCCGCGTCCTGCTCGGCCTGCAGAACGTCCTGGTGGGCCTGGTGGTGGGGATTCCAGGGCTCGCGCTGTTCATCATGTGGCTGGGCACGGACCACACGGTGACGTACCGCAACGAGAACCTGTTCCTGGCCAACCCGCTCACCGTGCTGGCGCTGCCCCTGGGCTTCGCCTTGATGCGCGGCTCGCCGCGGGCGCGCGAGTGGATGTGGCGGTTGTGGGTGGTGCTCGCGGCCCTGGGCGTGCTGGGGCTGGTGCTCAAGGCGCTGCCCCTGTTCGATCAAGACAACTGGCGCCTCATCGCGCTGCTGCTGCCCGTGTCGGTGGGCATGGCGGGCGCGATGACGCTGGGGCGCTCCGCGGTGGCGGTCGGACAGGAGTCCCCGCCGCTGGCGCCCACCCTGAAGGCTTCTGGCAACTGA